The proteins below are encoded in one region of Pseudomonadota bacterium:
- a CDS encoding carbonic anhydrase translates to MSDNQSIQGALQKLADGNKRFVGSKLTHPNQTAERRNEVSKGQKPFAVIVGCSDSRIPPEIIFDQGLGDLFVIRVAGNIVDDIALGSIEYAVDHLGTPLVVVLGHGKCGAVTATVQGGEAHGHIGSIVKTIAPAVEKAKAQSGDLTDNAIRANVELVVEKIKSSKPILEKALEQGAIKIAGAYYDIETGKVDIIA, encoded by the coding sequence ATGTCGGACAATCAATCAATACAAGGGGCGCTGCAAAAATTAGCAGATGGAAACAAACGTTTCGTTGGCTCAAAGCTCACTCATCCCAACCAGACGGCAGAGCGCCGCAACGAGGTATCAAAAGGGCAGAAACCTTTTGCTGTTATCGTGGGCTGTTCTGATTCCCGGATCCCACCGGAAATCATTTTTGACCAGGGGCTCGGCGACCTTTTTGTAATCCGCGTGGCAGGTAATATCGTCGATGACATAGCCCTGGGGAGCATCGAGTATGCAGTTGACCATCTTGGCACTCCGCTTGTTGTTGTCCTTGGTCATGGGAAGTGTGGCGCTGTAACAGCCACTGTTCAGGGCGGAGAAGCGCACGGCCATATCGGGAGTATTGTAAAAACGATTGCCCCGGCTGTCGAGAAGGCAAAGGCACAATCAGGGGATTTGACGGACAATGCGATCAGGGCGAACGTTGAGCTTGTTGTTGAAAAGATTAAATCGTCGAAGCCGATTCTCGAGAAGGCATTAGAGCAGGGCGCAATAAAGATAGCGGGCGCCTATTACGACATAGAAACGGGAAAGGTTGATATTATAGCGTAG
- a CDS encoding glycosyltransferase produces MNRLRLRLFTGNRTPTFYDACSLTTMESMASGLPTITTKWNGASTLISENEGYVIDEPRNVSQLAAAIKSLFNENLRNTMGKKSRQKIEGYTIEKNVDEMEKILSATL; encoded by the coding sequence GTGAACAGGCTTCGCCTGAGACTGTTTACAGGGAATCGCACTCCCACATTTTATGATGCCTGCTCCCTCACCACCATGGAATCTATGGCATCAGGGCTTCCCACAATTACAACGAAATGGAACGGAGCCTCGACCCTCATATCTGAAAATGAAGGATATGTAATCGATGAGCCCCGCAACGTTTCTCAATTAGCCGCAGCTATCAAGTCCCTCTTCAATGAAAACCTGCGGAACACAATGGGGAAAAAGTCAAGGCAGAAGATCGAAGGCTACACCATAGAGAAAAATGTCGACGAGATGGAGAAGATACTTTCCGCTACGCTATAA